The Rhineura floridana isolate rRhiFlo1 chromosome 8, rRhiFlo1.hap2, whole genome shotgun sequence genome includes a region encoding these proteins:
- the KCNJ8 gene encoding ATP-sensitive inward rectifier potassium channel 8 encodes MLARKSIIPEEYVLARIAAENLGKPRIRDRPRKARFIAKNGACNLAHKNIREQGRFLQDIFTTLVDLKWRHTLVIFTMSFLCSWLFFAMMWWLVAFAHGDMDKPCATSEGVNKWKPCITCVRSFTSAFLFSIEVQVTIGFGGRMMTEECPIAITVLILQNIVGLIINAVMLGCIFMKTAQAHRRAETLIFSQNAVIAVRNGKLCFMFRVGDLRKSMIISASVRIQVVKKTTTPEGEVIPIHQLDIPVDNSIESNNIFLVAPLIICHVIDKRSPLYDISASDLANQDLEIIVILEGVVETTGITTQARSSYISEEILWGHRFVPIVTEEEGAYAVDYSKFGNTSKVAAPRCSAKELDEKPSILIQTLQKSELSHQNSLRKRNSMRRNNSMRRNNSIRRNNSSFVVPKVQFMTPEGIQNTLET; translated from the exons ATGTTGGCCAGGAAGAGCATAATCCCTGAAGAGTATGTCCTTGCAAGGATTGCTGCAGAGAACCTGGGCAAGCCACGCATCCGGGACCGCCCACGCAAAGCCCGCTTCATTGCCAAAAATGGTGCTTGCAACCTGGCTCACAAGAACATCCGCGAGCAAGGGCGCTTCTTGCAGGACATCTTCACCACTTTGGTGGACCTGAAGTGGCGCCATACCCTGGTGATCTTCACCATGTCCTTCCTGTGCAGCTGGCTCTTCTTCGCCATgatgtggtggctggtggcttttGCTCACGGAGACATGGACAAGCCGTGTGCAACAAGCGAGGGCGTCAATAAGTGGAAGCCATGCATCACCTGTGTCAG GTCCTTTACCtctgctttcctcttctccattGAGGTCCAGGTGACCATTGGCTTTGGAGGGAGGATGATGACCGAAGAATGTCCCATAGCCATCACTGTCTTGATTCTCCAGAACATTGTAGGCTTGATTATCAATGCTGTCATGCTTGGTTGCATCTTCATGAAAACCGCCCAGGCTCACCGGAGAGCCGAGACTTTGATCTTCAGCCAGAATGCAGTCATTGCCGTACGCAATGGCAAGCTCTGCTTCATGTTTCGGGTGGGGGACCTGAGGAAAAGCATGATCATCAGTGCCTCGGTGCGAATCCAAGTGGTCAAGAAGACCACTACCCCTGAAGGTGAAGTCATCCCAATTCACCAGCTAGACATCCCGGTTGACAATTCCATTGAAAGTAATAATATTTTCCTAGTGGCACCTTTGATTATTTGCCATGTCATCGACAAGCGGAGTCCTCTTTATGACATCTCCGCCAGCGACTTGGCCAACCAAGACCTAGAAATCATTGTCATACTTGAAGGTGTGGTGGAAACCACTGGAATCACCACCCAAGCAAGATCATCCTACATATCCGAAGAGATCCTTTGGGGCCACCGTTTTGTGCCCATCGTGACAGAAGAGGAAGGGGCCTATGCGGTCGACTACTCCAAGTTTGGCAACACAAGCAAAGTTGCAGCACCACGCTGCAGTGCCAAGGAGCTGGATGAGAAGCCTTCCATCCTCATCCAGACTCTCCAGAAAAGTGAGCTGTCCCACCAGAACTCCTTGAGGAAACGGAACTCCATGCGGAGGAATAACTCCATGCGGAGGAATAACTCTATCAGGAGGAACAATTCTTCATTTGTTGTGCCCAAGGTCCAGTTCATGACACCGGAAGGGATCCAGAACACACTGGAGACATGA